A window of Falco naumanni isolate bFalNau1 unplaced genomic scaffold, bFalNau1.pat scaffold_428_arrow_pat_ctg1, whole genome shotgun sequence contains these coding sequences:
- the LOC121082197 gene encoding LOW QUALITY PROTEIN: helicase SRCAP-like (The sequence of the model RefSeq protein was modified relative to this genomic sequence to represent the inferred CDS: inserted 2 bases in 1 codon) has translation MEPSDEDVTEGPVPPEARRRELELLKREGELPLEELLGSLPPQALLRRNKRPWEPREEDEEFAAEEEEGEDEEDTIEAQERLEGDVDHKQELDDLAREGALPMEELLQQYAGAFADSDCDSPPGASSTRSDSPAGESEEEEEEEEEEEEEEEEEEEEEDEEEEEEEEEEEEEEEEEQEETEAGAPAPEDPSPPPGTQEHPGGPPLAAAPPPPAAPTPKKEITDIAAAAESLQPKGYTLATTQVKTPIPHLLRGTLREYQHIGLDWLVTMYEKKLNGILADEMGLGKTIQTISLLAHLACEKGSWGPHLIIVPTSVMLNWEMELKRWCPSFKILTYYGAQKERRLKRQGWTKPNAFHVCITSYKLVLQDHQAFRRKNWKYLILDEAQNIKNFKSQRWQSLLNFNSQRRLLLTGTPLQNSLMELWSLMHFLMPRVFQSHREFKEWFSNPLTGMIEGSQEYNESLVKRLHKVLRPFLLRRLKVDVEKQMPKKYEHVLKCRLSKRQRYLYDDFMGQASTKATLASGHFMSVINVLMQLRKVCNHPDLFEPRPVHSPFVTEGICFVTASLVLRALDPDPFKHVDMALFDLVALEGRVSRYAADTFLPRWRVTRRLVEDVAAAPDPPPRPKPVRMKVNRMLQPVPKAESRAVLLLNSPRPGGGPPRPPGGAAPWARPPRLPDTPPRLPDTPPCWLTPCLPQPCHPLPWPRPRRRGPPAPPSPPRPPPWGARRPPPLAAYALPGPGPQRLLLAPDMQARLPSGEVVSIGQLAALAQRPGGTPGGAAPGGAKPLTLQLQGSKLTLAAPPLRHLALTPPRGLPRNVVHLVAAGGQHPLLGPPAQVTLLAPVAPPAPAGAPPAGTPPQPPTIGLPIAAAQVPTPLVNSAGVVKIVVRQAPRDGLASPPMPPPAPPPAPRPPPAPPGRPLLRVLPATPHAGIPAPTAAATAAAGPELMAPTIPAAPTAPPRRCPSRGPLGVTPPPNPPSPFQESLEAKRVRGRAERLERLLRLNELRCGLAPVYGSEVLGLCTLPPPTPPPGGGPGXRAILSPPQRLHQLQPLLDRFIFVLPPVEARGVALHSCRPPPWRLRQRAQLEQRLREELAPRGRALHRVLRSMRTHFP, from the exons ATGGAGCCGTCGGATGAGGACGTCACCGAGGGGCCCGTCCCCCCCGAGGCCCGGCGCCGCGAGCTGGAGCTGCTCAAGCGTGAGGGGGAGCTGCCCCTGGAGGAACTGCTGggctccctgcccccccag gcGCTGCTGCGGAGGAACAAGCGGCCCTGGGAGCCCCGTGAGGAGGACGAGGAGTTCGcggctgaggaggaggagg GCGAGGACGAGGAGGACACGATCGAGGCGCAGGAGCGGCTGGAGGGCGACGTCGACCACAAGCAGGAGCTGGACGACCTGGCCCGCGAGG GGGCGCTGCCgatggaggagctgctgcagcagtacGCTGGCGCCTTCGCCGACTCGGACTGCGACTCCCCGCCCGGCGCCAGCAGCACCCGCTCGG ACTCGCCGGCGGGTGagagcgaggaggaggaggaggaggaagaggaggaggaggaggaagaggaagaggaagaggaggaggaagacgaagaggaggaggaggaggaggaagaagaggaggaggaagaggaagaggagcaagAGGAGACCGAGGCGGGTGCCCCTGCCCCTGAGGACCCCTCCCCACCGCCGGGCACCCAAGAGCACCCAGGGGGACCCCCGCTGgctgccgccccgcccccccccgccgcccccacccccaagaAGGAAATCACCGAcatcgccgccgccgccgagaGCCTCCAGCCCAAGGGCTACACCTTGGCCACCACCCAg GTGAAGACGCCCATCCCCCACCTGCTGCGGGGCACGCTGCGGGAGTACCAGCACATCGGGCTGGACTGGCTGGTCACCATGTACGAGAAGAAGCTCAACGGGATCCTGGCCGACGAGATGGGGCTGGGCAAGACCATCCAGACCATCTCCCTGCTGGCCCACCTCGCCTGCGAGAAGG gcAGCTGGGGCCCCCACCTCATCATCGTGCCCACCAGCGTGATGCTCAACTGGGAGATGGAGCTGAAGCGCTGGTGCCCCAGCTTCAAGATCCTCACCTACTACGGGGCGCAGAAGGAGCGCAGGCTCAAGCGGCAG ggcTGGACCAAACCCAACGCCTTCCACGTCTGCATCACGTCCTAcaagctggtgctgcaggaccACCAGGCGTTCCGGCGGAAGAACTGGAAGTACCTGATCCTGGACGAGGCGCAGAACATCAAGAACTTCAAGTCCCAACGTTGGCAGTCGCTGCTCAACTTCAACAG CCAGCGGCGGCTGCTGCTGACGGGGACGCCGCTGCAGAACAGCCTGATGGAGCTGTGGTCGCTGATGCACTTCCTGATGCCGCGCGTCTTCCAGTCGCACCGCGAGTTCAAGGAGTGGTTCTCCAACCCGCTGACCGGCATGATCGAGGGCAGCCAGGAGTACAACGAGAGCCTGGTCAAGCGCCTGCacaag gtgctGCGCCCCTTCCTGCTGCGCCGCCTGAAGGTGGACGTGGAGAAGCAGATGCCCAAGAAGTACGAGCACGTCCTCAAGTGCCGCCTCTCCAAGCGCCAGCGCTACCTCTACGACGACTTCATGGGCCAGGCCAG CACCAAGGCCACCCTGGCCAGCGGACACTTCATGAGCGTCATCAACGTGCTGATGCAGCTCCGCAAGGTGTGCAACCACCCCGACCTCTTCGAGCCGCGGCCCGTCCACTCGCCCTTCGTCACCGAGGGCATCTGCTTCGTCACCGCCTCCCTGGTCCTCCGCGCCCTCGACCCCGACCCCTTCAAG cacgTGGACATGGCGCTGTTTGATCTGGTGGCCCTGGAGGGCCGCGTGTCCCGCTACGCCGCGGACACCTTCCTGCCCCGCTGGCGGGTGACACGGCGCCTGGTCGAGGACGTCGCCGCTGCCCCCGaccccccgccgcgccccaAGCCCGTCCGCATGAAAGTCAAccg gatgctgcagccGGTGCCCAAGGCGGAGAGccgggctgtgctgctgctcaacagcccccggcccggggggggccccccccgcccccctggGGGTGCTGCCCCTTgggcccgccccccccgcctGCCGGACACGCCCCCCCGCCTGCCGGACACGCCCCCTTGCTG gttaACCCCTTGCCTCCCGCAGCCCTGCCACCCGCTCCCCTGGCCGcgcccccggcggcgggggccccccgctccccccagccccccccggcccccaccCTGGGGGGCAAGGCGGCCCCCCCCCCTGGCTGCCTatgccctgcccggccccggcccgcagcgccTCCTGCTGGCCCCCGACATGCAGGCCCGCCTACCCT CCGGCGAGGTGGTGAGCATCGGGCAGCTGGCGGCGCTGGCCCAGCGGCCAGGGGGGacccccgggggggcggcgccGGGGGGGGCCAAGCCCctcaccctgcagctgcagggcagcaaaCTCACCCTGGCCGCCCCCCCCCTGCGGCACCTGGCCCTCACGCCCCCTCGCGGCCTCCCAC GGAACGTTGTGCACCTGGTAGCggctggggggcagcacccGCTTCTGGGCCCCCCTGCCCAGGTCACCCTGCTGGCACCCGtcgcccccccagcccctgcggGGGCTCCCCCAGCCGGgaccccccctcagccccccacCATCGGCCTCCCCATCGCTGCTGCGCAAG TCCCGACGCCGCTGGTGAACAGCGCAGGGGTGGTGAAGATCGTGGTGCGACAGGCACCCCGCGACGGGCTGGCGTCCCCTCCCatgccccccccagcacccccacccgccccccgaccacccccggccccgccggggcggccCCTGCTGCGGGTGCTGCCTGCGACCCCCCACGCTGGTATCCCCGCCCCCACCGCCGCTGCCACGGCTGCCGCCGGACCTGAGCTGATGG cacccaccataccagcagcacccactgcccccccccgTCGCTGCCCCTCCAGGGGCCCCCTCGGt GTgaccccaccccccaaccccccatcccccttccAGGAGTCCCTGGAGGCGAAGCGGGTGCGGGGCCGGGCAGAGCGGCTGGAGCGGCTGCTGCGGCTGAACGAGCTGCGCTGCGGGCTGGCCCCCGTCTACGGCAGCGAGGTGCTGGGGCTCTgcaccctgcccccccccacgcccccccccggggggggcccTGG ACGCGCCAtcctctcccccccccagcgcctgcaccagctccagcccctcctCGACAG gttcATCTTCGTGCTGCCGCCCGTGGAGGCGCGGGGGGTGGCCCTGCACagctgccgccccccgccctggCGCCTGCGCCAACGGGCGCAGCTGGAGCAGCGGCTGCGGGAGGAGCTGGCGCCTCGCGGGCGAGCGCTGCACCGCGTCCTGCGCAGCATGCGCACGCACTTCCCC